In a single window of the Deinococcus reticulitermitis genome:
- a CDS encoding L-glutamate gamma-semialdehyde dehydrogenase → MSTLMQGLPPFEHAPYFNFRDPAVAGEQKAAYETARARYAGQTFPLLIGGEKVAGGGTFTVTNPATGEALWRFQQATPAQLGEAVTAANRAFETWRFSDPLQRASIFLRAAELLRARRLELNAVMSLENGKNWAEADGEIAECVDHFEVFARETLKWAEGKAVYPMPDEHVTTVYEPLGAVAVISPWNYPSAIPLGMALGALAAGNTVIWKPASETPLSSWLLIGLLHQAGLPEGCIQFLTGTDDVLGDPLVDHRDVRMVAFTGSREIGCRIYERAAKVQPGQRFLKRVIAEMGGKDPTVVCADADLDAAAAGIVASTFGYSGQKCSACSRVIAEEGVYDALLEKVKALTEGLVVGLPEHNADVGPVIHAGSAGRIREYIENGKGTARLVCGGGEVRVDGSGEAAVNYVQPTIFADVEAKDPLFQEEIFGPVLAFARARDWRHAIDLANDSDYGLTAAFYSRDPFKLAEARRLMHVGNLYLNRKCTGALSGTHAFGGYGMSGTNAKVGGPDYLFWFLQTKTVAQKY, encoded by the coding sequence ATGTCCACACTGATGCAGGGCCTCCCGCCCTTCGAGCACGCCCCCTACTTCAATTTCCGTGACCCGGCGGTGGCCGGGGAGCAGAAAGCCGCCTACGAGACCGCCCGTGCGCGCTACGCCGGCCAGACCTTTCCGCTGCTGATCGGCGGGGAAAAGGTGGCGGGCGGGGGCACCTTCACCGTGACCAACCCGGCGACCGGCGAGGCCCTCTGGCGCTTTCAGCAGGCGACCCCGGCGCAGCTCGGGGAAGCGGTGACGGCGGCGAACCGGGCCTTTGAGACCTGGCGTTTTTCCGATCCCCTCCAGCGGGCGTCCATTTTTCTGCGCGCCGCCGAGCTGCTGCGCGCCCGCCGCCTGGAGCTGAACGCCGTGATGAGTCTGGAAAACGGCAAGAACTGGGCCGAGGCCGACGGCGAAATCGCCGAGTGTGTGGACCACTTCGAGGTCTTCGCCCGCGAGACGCTGAAGTGGGCGGAAGGCAAGGCGGTCTACCCGATGCCGGATGAGCACGTCACCACGGTGTATGAACCGCTCGGCGCCGTCGCGGTGATCAGCCCCTGGAACTACCCGTCGGCCATTCCGCTCGGTATGGCGCTCGGGGCGCTCGCGGCGGGCAACACGGTGATCTGGAAACCGGCCTCCGAAACGCCGCTCTCCTCGTGGCTCTTGATCGGGCTGCTGCATCAGGCGGGGTTGCCGGAAGGCTGTATTCAGTTTCTGACCGGCACCGACGATGTGCTCGGTGATCCCCTGGTGGACCACCGGGACGTGCGGATGGTGGCCTTTACCGGCAGCCGCGAGATCGGGTGCCGCATCTATGAGCGAGCGGCAAAGGTGCAGCCGGGCCAGCGCTTCCTCAAGCGCGTGATCGCCGAGATGGGCGGCAAGGACCCCACGGTGGTCTGTGCCGACGCCGACCTCGACGCCGCCGCCGCCGGCATCGTCGCCTCGACGTTTGGCTACAGCGGCCAGAAGTGCTCGGCTTGCAGCCGGGTGATCGCGGAAGAGGGCGTCTATGACGCGCTGCTGGAAAAGGTCAAGGCCCTCACCGAAGGGCTCGTGGTGGGCCTCCCTGAGCACAACGCCGACGTGGGGCCGGTGATCCACGCCGGCAGCGCAGGGCGTATCCGCGAGTACATCGAGAACGGGAAGGGGACGGCCCGGCTGGTCTGCGGTGGGGGAGAGGTCCGCGTGGACGGCAGCGGTGAAGCCGCCGTGAACTATGTGCAGCCCACCATCTTTGCCGACGTGGAGGCGAAAGATCCGCTGTTTCAGGAGGAGATCTTCGGTCCGGTCCTCGCCTTCGCCCGGGCGCGCGACTGGCGGCACGCCATCGACCTCGCCAACGACTCGGACTACGGCCTGACCGCCGCCTTCTACTCGCGCGACCCCTTCAAGCTCGCCGAGGCGCGGCGGCTGATGCACGTGGGCAACCTCTACCTCAATCGCAAGTGCACCGGGGCCTTGAGCGGCACCCACGCCTTCGGCGGCTACGGCATGAGCGGCACCAACGCCAAGGTGGGCGGCCCCGACTACCTCTTCTGGTTCCTCCAGACGAAGACGGTGGCGCAGAAGTATTAG
- a CDS encoding arsenate reductase ArsC, whose amino-acid sequence MPRLLILCTHNSARSQMAEALARDAARRLGVALEVHSAGTEATRVKEEARAVMAEVGLDLAGHRSKTLWDVPDAQNFDYVITVCDSAAESCPAYPGQTTRRHYPFVDPSGGSLERWREVRDQLKVRFDAVVQALAGGAELPASEEHSPPVTAQ is encoded by the coding sequence GTGCCTCGCCTGCTGATCCTGTGTACCCACAACTCCGCCCGCTCTCAGATGGCCGAAGCCCTGGCGCGTGACGCGGCGCGGCGCCTCGGAGTGGCCCTGGAGGTGCACTCTGCCGGCACCGAGGCCACCCGCGTCAAGGAGGAGGCCCGGGCGGTGATGGCCGAGGTGGGTCTCGATCTCGCGGGCCACCGCAGCAAGACGCTCTGGGACGTACCGGACGCCCAGAACTTCGACTACGTGATCACGGTGTGTGACAGCGCCGCCGAGAGCTGCCCGGCCTACCCCGGTCAGACGACCCGGCGGCATTACCCCTTCGTGGACCCGTCGGGCGGCAGCCTGGAGCGCTGGCGCGAGGTGCGCGACCAGCTGAAGGTCAGGTTTGACGCGGTGGTGCAGGCGCTGGCCGGGGGCGCCGAGCTGCCCGCGAGCGAGGAGCACAGCCCCCCGGTCACGGCCCAGTAG
- a CDS encoding DUF4180 domain-containing protein, translating to MTELRLRTLSELGVRLRGADDIPELIGAAYGVDGLILHAADLAPEFFDLRSGLLGELFQKFSNYRLPVAFVLPDFAAHGERFAELAREHAAHPTLRFVRTEEEARAWLNSRS from the coding sequence ATGACCGAACTCCGGCTCCGCACCCTCTCCGAACTCGGCGTCCGTCTGCGCGGAGCGGACGACATTCCCGAACTCATCGGCGCGGCCTACGGCGTGGACGGCCTGATCCTCCACGCCGCCGATCTCGCGCCCGAGTTTTTTGACTTGCGCTCAGGGCTGCTCGGCGAGCTGTTCCAGAAGTTCTCGAATTATCGGCTGCCGGTCGCCTTCGTCCTCCCGGATTTCGCGGCCCACGGCGAACGCTTCGCCGAACTCGCCCGCGAGCACGCGGCCCACCCCACCCTCCGTTTCGTCCGCACGGAGGAAGAGGCCCGGGCCTGGCTGAACTCCCGCTCCTAA
- a CDS encoding LLM class flavin-dependent oxidoreductase: MTLPLSVLDLSPVSSGQAPGEALRHTLDLAEVADRAGYARFWIAEHHNIPTFTSTATEILIALAAARTSRIRVGSGGVMLPNHSPLKVAENFLSLEALFPGRIDLGLGRAPGSDGRTALALRRTQQPIGGDDFPVQIALLRAFAGETPWPAGSVFDGVLAEPQGVPLPPLWILGSSLYGAQLAGELGLGYAFAYHFSQEDPVRALEVYRTHFRPGALSEPRAILGVSAVVAATEEEANHLALTQAALALGILTGERSPLLSPEEAQTWLDAHGGRPASLLKKAVIGPPQAAYEQLRDLAERTGASEIMVTTHIHDPRARQRSYELLAEAAGLRTEPKGELITHG; the protein is encoded by the coding sequence ATGACCCTTCCTCTTTCTGTGCTGGACCTGTCGCCCGTCAGCTCCGGGCAGGCGCCCGGCGAGGCGCTGCGGCACACGCTCGACCTCGCGGAGGTGGCCGACCGCGCCGGCTACGCGCGCTTCTGGATCGCCGAGCACCACAACATCCCCACCTTCACGAGCACGGCGACGGAGATATTGATCGCGCTCGCCGCCGCGCGGACCTCGCGCATCCGGGTGGGCTCCGGCGGAGTGATGCTGCCCAACCACTCCCCGCTCAAGGTGGCCGAGAACTTCCTGAGCCTGGAAGCACTGTTCCCGGGCCGCATCGACCTCGGGCTCGGGCGGGCGCCGGGGAGCGACGGACGCACGGCGCTCGCGCTGCGGCGGACCCAGCAACCGATTGGGGGCGATGACTTTCCGGTCCAGATCGCCCTGCTGCGCGCCTTCGCGGGCGAGACGCCCTGGCCGGCGGGGTCGGTTTTTGATGGCGTCCTCGCCGAGCCGCAGGGGGTGCCGTTGCCGCCGCTGTGGATTCTGGGATCGAGCCTCTACGGGGCGCAGCTCGCCGGGGAACTCGGGCTCGGGTACGCTTTCGCCTACCACTTCAGCCAGGAGGACCCGGTGCGGGCGCTGGAGGTCTACCGCACGCACTTCCGCCCCGGCGCCCTGAGCGAACCCCGCGCGATCCTCGGCGTCAGCGCGGTGGTGGCCGCAACGGAGGAGGAGGCGAACCACCTGGCGCTGACGCAGGCGGCCCTCGCGCTCGGCATCCTAACCGGGGAGCGCTCGCCGCTGCTCAGCCCGGAGGAGGCGCAGACGTGGCTGGATGCGCACGGCGGGCGCCCCGCGTCGCTGCTGAAAAAGGCGGTGATCGGCCCACCGCAGGCCGCCTATGAGCAGCTTCGTGACCTTGCCGAGCGGACGGGGGCAAGCGAGATCATGGTCACGACGCATATTCACGATCCGCGCGCCCGGCAGCGCTCTTATGAATTGCTGGCGGAGGCGGCGGGGCTCAGGACGGAGCCGAAAGGCGAACTGATCACGCATGGCTGA
- a CDS encoding DUF6428 family protein produces the protein MTQTTQTNQPSQPVPGLGAPLSTGALLRALRDQPQQPLEFHLGGALLVPAGYHVTEVRAVSTEAMDCGGQAAAWRETVIQLMDGSPEEARAGFMTNRKFLAIYDRVARRIPVRGEAEVRFEYGNARLPAIQYHVDRLVADPGRLVLHLRTPGVQCKAGVLCGLPATDEAPTGEAAGEACAPESGCCAPQAPISLG, from the coding sequence ATGACCCAGACCACCCAGACAAACCAGCCCTCCCAACCCGTGCCCGGCCTCGGCGCGCCCCTGAGCACCGGCGCCCTGCTGCGCGCGCTGCGCGACCAGCCCCAGCAGCCGCTGGAGTTTCACCTGGGCGGTGCCCTGCTCGTGCCTGCCGGCTACCACGTCACCGAGGTGCGCGCGGTGAGCACCGAGGCGATGGACTGCGGCGGCCAGGCGGCGGCGTGGCGCGAGACCGTGATTCAACTCATGGACGGCAGCCCCGAGGAAGCGCGGGCCGGCTTCATGACGAACCGCAAGTTCCTGGCGATCTATGACCGCGTGGCCCGGCGCATTCCCGTGCGGGGCGAGGCAGAGGTACGTTTCGAGTACGGAAACGCGCGCCTACCGGCGATTCAATACCACGTGGACCGGCTTGTCGCGGACCCGGGGCGACTGGTCCTCCACCTGCGGACGCCGGGCGTGCAGTGCAAGGCCGGCGTCCTGTGCGGTCTGCCTGCCACCGATGAAGCGCCCACTGGGGAAGCCGCCGGGGAAGCCTGCGCGCCGGAGTCGGGCTGCTGCGCGCCCCAGGCGCCGATCTCGCTGGGTTGA
- a CDS encoding ArsR/SmtB family transcription factor, with protein sequence MTTLAVPTVLDQLKALSHEIRYDLVRHLARGERCVCDLETALALPQSKVSYHLGILREAGLVSSEQRGKNMYYTLKTQPLFLLGGGLLAELFPDDLPLTHQMKSVC encoded by the coding sequence ATGACCACCCTCGCCGTGCCCACGGTCCTCGATCAGCTCAAGGCCCTGTCGCACGAGATCCGCTACGACCTCGTGCGGCACCTTGCCCGGGGGGAGCGCTGCGTCTGCGATCTGGAGACGGCGCTTGCCCTGCCGCAATCCAAAGTCTCCTACCACCTGGGGATTCTCCGGGAAGCGGGCCTGGTCAGCTCCGAACAGCGCGGAAAAAACATGTACTACACCCTGAAGACCCAGCCGCTGTTCCTGCTGGGGGGCGGGCTCTTGGCCGAGCTGTTCCCGGATGACCTGCCATTGACACATCAAATGAAGTCGGTGTGTTAG